The genomic segment TGGCGCCGATGACGCCGACGGCCTCACGGGCGATGGTCCGCTGGGTCTTGATGCCCATCGGTGCCGCGACCCCGAGATCTTGGCGCCACGAATAGTTCTCGGCGGTGTCGGCGCAGAACGACAGGTCTTCGACCGGTCCCTCCAACTGCGCGGCCGAGGTCAGCATGCGCGGAGCGCCCACCTCGGCCATCGTCATCTCGCGCAGTTCCTCGACGTGTTCCTTCATCGCGTCGCGCAACTGGCGGATACCCCGCACCCGCAGTTCGGTGTTGGTGGACCAGTCGGTGGTGTCGAAGGCGCGGCGCGCGGCGTCGATCGCCCGGCTCATGTCCTCGGAATCGCCGTCGGCGGCCGTGCCCAGCACCTCTTCGGTCGCCGGATTGATCGTCGGGTACCTGCCGTTGCCGCCCGGCACGAGCTTCCCGTCGATGAAGAGATCGCTGTTGTTGTCGGCCGCAATCGCCATCCCGATTCCCGTCTGCTGCGTTGGACACGTGTCCGAGATTTCGTCAATCGCACCATAGCTGCAGAGGTGGGCACGGTGCAAGGATCTGCCGACAGCCGGCAGAAAGACCACGATGAGCTGCCAATTCACGAGCTTCTCTTGCCTAGCCAGTCCTCGATCCGATAACTTGGACATGTGTCCAGTGATGCCGCGTTAGCCGTCACCCCCGGTGGTGATGACGCGCCGCGCAATCGCCGCCAGGAAGAAACCTTCCGCAAGGTGCTGCGCGCCGGTATGGAGATGATGCGGGAATCGTCGTACGCCGATCTCACCGTCCGGGCCGTCGCAGCCCGCGCCAAGGTGGCACCGGCGACCGCCTACACCTACTTCTCGTCGAAGAACCACCTGATCGCCGAGGTGTATCTCGATCTGATGCGCCAGGTGCCCTACTTCACCGACGTCAACGACACCCGGTTGCAGCGGGTCCAGCAGTTGTTGCGCAGCCTCGCCCTGGTGATCGCCGACGAGCCCGAGTTCGCCGCGGCCTGCACCACCGCGATGCTGAGCAACGACGCCGGGGTGGTTCGGGTTCGTGACCGCATCGGCGCCGAGATCCACAAACGGATCAAGTCGGCATTGGGGCCCGACGCCGATCCGAAGATCGTGTCCGCTCTGGAGATGACGTACTTCGGCGCGCTCGTCCACGCCGGCAGCGGCACCTTGAGTTACCGCGAGGTCGCCGACCGGCTGGAATACGTCGTCAGCCTTATTTTGGGAGAGAACCGATGAACGTGCAGAGTCCGGATATCATCCTGGACCCCTACAACTATGACTTTCACGAGGATCCCTACCCGTACTACAAGCGGCTGCGCGACGAGGCCCCGCTCTATTACAACGAGGAACTGAAGTTCTGGGCGCTGTCGCGGCATCAGGACGTGCTGGCTGGTTTCCGCAACAGCACGACGCTGTCGAACAAGTACGGCGTATCGCTGGACCCGGCATCGCGCGGGCCACACGCCTCGAAGACCATGTCGTTCCTGGCGATGGATGACCCCGCACATCTGCGCCTGCGGACCCTGGTTTCGAAGGGCTTCACCCCCAGGCGAATTCGCGAGCTGGAGCCCCGCGTCACAGAGATCGCCACCAAGCACCTCGACGCCATGCTGGACAAGGCCGCCGCCGGTGAGACCGTGGATTACGTCGACGAGTTCGCCGGCAAGCTGCCGATGGACGTGATCTCCGAACTTATGGGGGTGCCCGAGGCCGACCGCGTCCAGGTCCGGGCCTGGGCCGACGGCGTGATGCACCGTGAGGAAGGTGTCACCGACGTGCCGCCGGAGGCCGTCGAGGCATCGCTGAACCTGATCGTCTACTACCAGGCGATGGTCGAGGAGCGACGCAAGAACCCGACCGATGACCTGACCTCGGCGCTGCTGGATGCCGAGATCGACGGTGACCGGCTGACCGACGACGAAGTGCTGGGCTTCATGTTCCTGATGGTGATCGCCGGCAACGAAACGACCACCAAACTGCTTGCCAACGCCGCCTTTTGGGGTCACAAGAACCCCGACCAGCTGGCGGAGGTCTACGACGACCTGTCGCGGGTTCCGCTGTGGGTGGAGGAGACGCTGCGCTACGACACGTCGAGCCAGATCCTGGCCCGCACCGTCGCCGGTGAGCTGACGCTCTACGACACCGTGATCCCCGACGGTGACGTGGTCCTTCTGCTTCCCGGATCGGCCCACCGCGACGAGCGCGCCTTCGAGCGCCCCGACGACTACCTCATCGGCCGCGATATCGGCGCGAAGCTGCAGAGCTTCGGCAGCGGCGCGCACTTCTGCCTCGGCGCCCACCTGGCCCGCATGGAGGCGCGAGTTGCCTTGGAAGAGTTGTTCAAACGTATCCGCGGCTATGAAGTCGACGAGGCCAATTCGGTGCGCGTCCACTCCAGCAATGTCCGCGGTTTCGCCCATCTGCCCATCACCGTGCAGTCTCGCTAGAAGGAGCTGTTGAATTGCCCCGTTTCGCTCCCCTTCCCGACCGCAGGCCCGCCATTGTCGCCGGCGCCTCGTCCGGTATCGGTGAGGCCACCGCCATCGAGCTCGCCGCACACGGGTTCCCGGTCGCGCTGGGCGCACGCCGTGTGGAGAAACTCACCGACATAGTCGGCAAGATCAACGCCGACGGCGGTGAGGCGGTCGGCTTCCACCTCGATGTCACCGACCCCAATTCAGTGAAATCGTTTGTCGCACAGTCGACCGAGGCCTTGGGCGACATCGAGGTGCTGGTGGCCGGTGCCGGTGACACCTACTTCGGCAAGCTCGACGAGATCACCAGCGACGAATTCGACTCACAGCTGCAGATCCACCTGGTCGGCGCCTTCCGGCTGGCCAACGCCGTGCTGCCGGGCATGATGGAGCGCCAGCGCGGCGATCTGATCTTCGTCGGCTCGGACGTCTCACTGCGGCAGCGCCCCCACATGGGCGCCTACGGAGCGGCCAAGGCTGCGCTGGTCGCCATGGTGACCAACTTCCAGATGGAGCTCGAGGGCACCGGTGTGCGCGCCTCGATCGTGCACCCCGGCCCCACCAAGACCTCGATGGGCTGGAGCCTGCCCGCCGAGAAAATCGGTCCCGCACTGGAGGATTGGGCCAAGTGGGGACAGGCCCGGCACGACTACTTCCTGCGCGCAGCCGACCTCGCGCGGGCCATCACGTTCGTCGCGGAGACACCCCGCGGCGGGTTCATCGCCAACATGGAGCTCCAGCCGGAAGCTCCGCTGGCCGACAACAAGGAACGCCAGAAGCTTGCCCTCGGCGAGGAAGGGATGCCGTCATGACGATCACCAAAGAAGTACAGCGTGTTTCGGGTGGCGAAGAGGAACACGGCCATCTCGAAGAGTTCCGTACCGACCCGATCGGGTTGATGCAGCGCATCCGGGATGAATGCGGTGACCTCGGCTGGTTCCAGCTCGCCGACAAGCAGGTCATCCTGCTCACGGGTTCGGAGGCCAACGAGTTCTTCTTCCGCTCCCCCGATGCCGACCTGAACCAGGCCGAGGCCTACCCGTTCATGACCCCGATCTTCGGCGAGGGCGTGGTGTTCGACGCCGACCCCGAGCGCCGCGCCGAAATGCTGCACAACACCGCACTGCGCGGTGAGCAGATGAAGGGTCACGCGGCGACCATCGAGAACGAAGTCCGCCGGATGATCGAGAACTGGGGCGACGAAGGCGAAATCGACCTGCTGGAGTTCTTCGCCGAGCTGACCATCTACACCTCGACGGCCTGCTTGATCGGGTGCAAGTTCCGCAACCAGCTCGACTCGCGGTTCGCGAATTACTACCACCTGCTCGAGCGCGGCACCGATCCGCTCTGCTACGTCGACCCCTACCTGCCGATCGAGAGCTTCCGCATCCGCGACGAGGCCAGGACCAGCCTGGTGGCGCTGGTGCAGGAGGTCATGAACGGCCGAATCGCCAACCCGCCCACCGACAAGAGTGATCGTGACCTGCTCGACGTGCTGGTGTCGATCAAGGACGAGGACGGCAATCCGCGGTTCTCGGCCAACGAGGTCACCGGCATGTTCATCTCGCTGATGTTCGCCGGGCACCACACCAGTTCGGGCACCTCGTCGTGGACACTCATCGAGCTGCTGCGCAACCCCGACTTCTACGCGAAGGTGCAGCAGGAACTCGATGATCTCTACTCCGACGGTCAGGAGGTGAGTTTCCATGCGCTGCGCCAGATCCCGAACTTCGACAATGCGCTCAAGGAGACTCTGCGCCTGCACCCGCCGTTGATCATCCTGATGCGGGTCGCCCAGGACGAGTTCGAGGTCGAGGGTTACCCGATCCACAAGGGTCAGATGGTCGCCGCCTCACCGGCGATCTCCAACCGGATACCTGAGGACTTCCCCAATCCGGACGCGTTCGATCCGGACCGCTACGAGAATCCCCGGCAAGAAGACATCGTCAACCGCTGGACCTGGATTCCCTTCGGCGCCGGACGGCACCGTTGTGTCGGAGCCGCTTTCGCACAGATGCAGATCAAGGCGATCTTCTCGGTGCTGTTGCGCGAGTACGAGTTCGAGATGGCACAGCCGCCGGAGTCCTACCAGAACGACCACTCGAAGATGGTGGTCCAGCTGGCCCGGCCGGCGAAGGTCCGCTACCGCAAGCGCGCCAAGGCGTGACATGGGTTGCTACCGAATCGAACTCGACGAGGACCTTTGCCAGGGGCACGCCATGTGCGAACTGGAGGCACCCGACGTCTTCAAGGTGCCCAAGCGCGGCGTCGTCGAGATCATTGACTCAGAACCACCCGACGAGATGCGCGACGACGTCGAGCGTGCCGTCGAAATGTGTCCTACCCGAGCACTATCCATCGTAGAAAAGGAAGACTGACAATGGCGTCACGAGAGCAACTGGACGATTGGGTCGAGCGCTGGCTTCAGGCCAACAAGGACTCCGAAGCGGCCGGCGACTGGACGAACCTGGCGGAGTTCTACACCGACGACGCCACCTACGGCTGGAACATCGGGCCCAAGGAAGACGTGATGTGCGTCGGCAAGGACCAGATCCGCGAGGTCGCGCTCGGCCTGGAGATGGAAGGCCTGGAGAACTGGGTCTACGAGTACCAGAAGGTCCTCGTCGACGAGAAGCAGAACGAGATCGTCGGCTTCTGGAAGCAGATCGCGAACAAGTCCGATGGCACCCGCGACGAGATCTACGGTATCGGCGGCAGCTGGTTCCGACTCAACGACGATCTGTTGATCGAGTGGCAGCGGGACTTCTTCGATTTCGGCCATGTGCAGAAGGCGTTCGTCAAGCTCATCTCCTCGGGCGACCTGACCCCGACGATGCAGAAGCGCATCGAGCGCAGCGTCGCCGGCGAGAAGCTCCCGGGTTACTACCCCCTCGGTGAGGCTCCCGTCCCGATCTGGTGAATACTCGACAGGCGTCAAGTAACCGGCCGCCGGCAGTGACTTAGGAAGTGACGGAGGTCATAATGGTCAGTAGGACAGGAACACGTTCTAATTCTTGCCTAGATTGACCATCCGGCGTGGCCGGCCGCCCCGGAGAACCCCGGGTCGGGTTTTGCGAGTGGAGGTTCGCTGTGAAGACAAAAGGTGCTCTCATCTGGGAGTTCAACCAACCATGGTCGATCGAGGAAATCGAGATCGGCGATCCGGTCAAAGACGAAGTCAAGATCCAGATGGAAGCTTCGGGCATGTGCCACAGCGACCATCACCTGGTCACCGGCGACATCCCGATGGCCGGCTTCCCGGTGCTCGGCGGCCATGAGGGCGCCGGCATCGTCACCGAGGTCGGACCCGGCGTCGAGCACCTAGCCCCCGGCGATCACGTGGTGCTCTCGTTCATCCCGTCGTGTGGTGAGTGTCCCGCCTGCCAGGAGGGTCTGCGCAACCTGTGCGACCTGGGCGCGGGCCTGCTGGCCGGCACTGCGGTGTCCGACGGCACCCACCGCATCCACGCCGTCAAGAACGGTCAGCCGGTCATCCCGATGACGCTGCTCGGCACCTTCAGCCCGTACATGGTGGTGCACAAGAGCTCGGTGGTGAAGATCGACCCGTCCATCCCGTTCGAGGTGGCCTGCCTGGTCGGCTGCGGTGTGACCACGGGTTACGGCTCGGCCGTCCGCAGTGGTGACATCCGCCCGGGTGACGACGTGGTGATCGTCGGCGTCGGCGGTGTCGGCACCGGCGCGCTGCAGGGCGCGCTGAATGCCGGTGCGCGCAACATCTTCGCTGTCGACCCGGTCGAGTTCAAGCGTGACAACGCACTCAAGTTCGGTGCCACCCACGCCTACCCCGACATCTTCAGCGCGATGGCCGGCGTTGCCGAGGTCACCCAGGGCCGGATGGCGCACAAGACCATCGTGACCGTGGGTGAGCTCAAGGGCGAGGACATCGACCACTACATGAACATCACCGCCAAGGGCGGCACCGTGGTGGCGACCGCCGTGGCGAACATGGCCGACAGCAACGTCACGCTGAACCTGGCGATGCTCACGCTGATGCAGAAGCGCCTGCAGGGCACCATCTTCGGCGGCGGCAACCCGCACTACGACATCCCTCAGCTGCTATCGATGTACAAGGCCGGCAAGCTGAACCTCGATGACATGGTGACGCGCCAGTACCGGCTCGAGCAGGTCAACGAGGGCTACGCGGACATGCTCGAAGGCCGCAACATCCGTGGCGTGATCCGCTACACCGACGAGGACCGCTGACCTGCGCGTGTCCTTGATGGACCTTCCGGGCCGTGCCCGCCTTGCCCAAAGGCGCGGGCACGGCCCGGAATTCATGGCGAAGCGCCCATGAGCAACTTCCCGAACCTGTTGAGTGAAGGCCGCATCGGCTCGATGACGGTGCGCAACAGGTTCGTGATGTCTCCGATGGAGACCATGTACGGCACCTCCGACGGCTTGCCGTCCGAACGCACCCGGGACTATTTCGCCGGCCGCGCGAAGGGTGGCGTCGGGCTGATCACGGTGGGCGCCACCGGGATTGACCACCACCATCCCGAAACCCCGGGTGGGCTCCACCTCGGCACCGACGAGGGCGTGACCGCGCACCGGGCGCTGGTCGAGGCGGTGCACGAGCACGGCGCGAAGATCCAGCCGCAGATCGTCCACGCCGGCCCCGACGGGCTCGGACCCGAGATGTTCGGCGTCACCTCGCTGGGCCCGTCGGTGATTCCGTCCTATCTCACCGGACGACCGTCGGCCGAGGTCACCGAGGCCCAGCTGGCGCAGATCATCGACCTGTTCAAGGCCGCGGTGCGGCGCGCCGCCGAAGCGGGTTACGACGGTATCGAACTGCACGCCGCGCACGGCTACATGTTCCTCGGGTCTTTCCTTGCCCCACAGCGCAACCGGCGCACCGACGACTACCGGGGCGACACCGCGGAAGGCCGGATCCACGTGGTACTCCGGACGCTCGAGGCGATTCGCTCCGAGATCGGTGATGCCCTTCCGATCACGCTGCGGATCTCGGGCTACGAACGCGTGGCAGGTGGTCGCCCAAGCTATGAAACCGCGCAGATGGCACCGCACCTGGTGGCGGCGGGCGTGGACGCGTTCCACGTCAGCGGCGGGGTGATCGACCGCCTCGTCACCGGAATGGTCAACGCAGCCGACGACGGTGATGCGCTCAACGTCGGTGCTGCCGCCGCGGTCAAGCAGGTGGTCGACGTTCCGGTGATCGCGGTGGGTCGCATTCACGATCCGGAGCGCGCCGAACAGATCCTCGCCGATGGTAAGGCGGACTTCATCGCGATGGGCCGCCCGATGTTGGCCGATCCCGACCTCGTCGCGAAAGTCCAAGCAGACCACGCCGATCGAATCCGTCGCTGCATCTCATGCGAGAACTGCATCGATGCGATGGAACAGCGTTTCTCGGTCGACTGTGCGGTCAACCCGCGTACCGGCAAGGAACGCGAACTGGCGGTACACCCGGTCACCCACGGCAAACGCGTGGTGGTCGTCGGTGGCGGACCCGGTGGTCTGGAGGCTGCCCGGGTGGCTGCCGAGCGCGGCCACCGCGTCACGCTGTTCGAGCGCACCGCCCAACTCGGCGGCGCGCTGGTGTGGGCGTCGATCGTCCATCCGGAGAACGAACCGTTCCTGCACTACCTGCGCAATGAGATCGCAGCCAGCACCGTTTCCGTCGAGATGTCGTACCCGGTCGGCGCCGACGAGATCGCGGCACTGGAACCCGATGCCGTGATCGTGGCCACCGGCGCCAACGTGAACACCAGCCCTGCGCTGCCCGAATTACTCGCCAACCCGAACGGCCCGTCGGTGGGCCGACGCGTCGTCATCGTCGGCGGCGGCCTTGCCGGGATTCAGCTTGCCGAATACCTCAGTGCCCGAGGTCGGTTCGTCACCGTGCTGGAAGCGGGCCGCACCATCGCACCGGAGGTCGGGCTCAAACGCCGGACCGAGCACATGGACCGGCTCGACCGGTTGGGCGTTCCCCTGCACGTGCGCACCGAGGTGGACCGGATCACCGACACCGGGGTGGTGTTCACCCCGCACGGCGGCACCAGCCGCGAACTCGCCGCCGACAGTGTGATCGTCGCAGGACGCCCGGAGGCGGACACCGCGCTGTTCGACGACCTGACGGACCGGCTGCCCGGCGCCAAGGTGCACGCGGTGGGCGACTGCACTGGCTCCGGGCTGATCCGCAAAGCCACCGACGATGGCGCTCGCGCCGCCTGCAGTATCTGACAACAAAGGAGATAACGATGTCCACGACCACCGAGCAGACCCCGGCACTGGCCGCATCGCAGGCATCATGGCGCTGCGTGATGTCGCACGACCGCGAGGGCTGGCTGGCCCTGATGGCCGACGACGTGGTGATCGAGGACCCGATCGGGCCGGCCATCACCAACCCCGACGGCAACGGCGTGCGGGGCAAGGCCGCTGTCGCAGACTTCTATGACGCCAACATCGCGATCAACAACCTCCGCGTCACCTGCGAAGAGACCTTCCCGTCGAGTTCTCCCAACGAAGTCGCACATATTTTGGTGCTGCGCAGCCAGTTCGAAGGTGGCATCACCAGCACCGTGCGCGGCGTGTTCACCTACCACGTCAACGACGCCGGCCTGATCGCCAACATGCGCGGCTACTGGAACATGGACGGTATGCAGTTTGCCCAAACTGCCGCCGACGGTGAGTGACCGGCCGCTGGACGGGTTCGGCGCCGTCGTCGTCGGCGGCTCGCGGGGTATTGGTGCCGCCGTCTCGGCATTGCTGGCCGAATGCGGCGCGAGCGTGGTGGTCAACGGTCGCGACGAGGCGGCCGCCGAAGCCACCGCGGCCGCGATCACGCAGGCCGGTGGGCGCGCACTCGCGCACGCCGGTTCGGCCGCATACGAAGCGGTCGCCGAAGAGCTGATCGCCCTGTGCGAGAACGAGTTCGGCGCGGTCGACGCGTTGGTCAACTGCGCGGGTGCGCCCGAGCCGCCGGGCTCGTCGATCCTCACCGTCACACCCGCTGAGTTTCGCGATCTGCTCGACATCCATCTCGGCACCACGTTCGCGACCTGCCGGGCCGCTGCGCCCCGAATGGTCGCCCGGGGCTGTGGAGCGATCGTCAACACCAGTTCCTTTGCCTTCCTTGGTGATTACGGCGGCACCGGCTATCCGGCCGGCAAGGGTGCGGTGAACGGACTGACGATGGCCATTGCGGCGGAACTCGCGGAGCACGGCGTGCGGGCCAACGTGGTGTGCCCGGGTGCCAAGACCCGGTTGTCCACCGGAACCGATTTCGAGGAGCAGATCGAATCGCTGCGGCGGCGCGGCATCCTCGACGAAGTCAGCGCACAGGGCGCCCTGGATGTCGCACCACCGGAATACGTGGCCCCGCTGTACGCCTACCTGGTCAGTGACCTCGCCCGCACGATCACCGGCCAGATCTTCATCGCCGCCGGAGGTTTCATCGGCCGGTTCGACAAGCCCTCCCCCGCGTTCATCAACTACCGGGATCACCACGACTCGCCGCCGTGGACCGTCAGTGAGATTGCGGCGATGCTGAGCTGAGCTAGGTCGTCAGGTCGTAGATCAGCATCCGGCCGACCCGCTGGGGCGTGAAGTTGCGTTGAACCCATTGCTGGATCAGCGCATTGGTGTCCAGGTGTCCCCACCTGTCCTCGTGGACCGGATTGGTGACGATGAAGTAGTGGATCCGCTTGGACAGCACAAGACGGAGAAACTCATCGGGTGTCGGCGACGGGTCGGTGCCGTTGAAACCGCCGACCGGCATCACGGGGTGCCCGCTGGCCAGTTGATAGCCGGCCGCACACATCGATCCGATGGCGGCGGCTACCCAGGTGTAGCGCTCGGCGTCCGCATCGAGCAGGCCGACGAGCTGCCGGTCGGGGTTACCCGAGTCCATCAGGCTGCACCCGACGAGATGTATCCCCGAAGCTGCTGTGGGAAGCAGAAATCCGGGACCGCTGACCGAAGTGATCTCGGCCCGCGGCACCGGCGCGATGCCTTTGGTCATCGCGGTCACGATGCGCGGAACCGGCCCGGCGATCGGTATCGCACCGGAGTTGCCCCGCGCCACGGTGGTGATGCTGAAGGCAACCGGGCCGCCGAGTGCGACGAGCGCGGCGAGTGCCGCGATCACAGGGGTTGGTAGCACGGCGGTGATCACGCCGACCACCAGCAGCACCGCGGCGATCGGGACGGCCCAGCGCAGCCACGGATAGAAGCCGGGATCGTGGCGCAGCACGAGCACCGCCGTCGTCGCCGTCAGCGCGGCAACAACCACCAATAGCGCTTGCGCCCAACGATGATGACGCTCCCGCCAGCATGTGGTGACACCGATGCCGACCAATGCGGCGATGGCCGGAGCCAAGGCCACGGTGTAGTACGGGTGGAAGATGCCGGCCATGTAGCTGAACACCCACGCGGTCGTCACCAACCAGATGACCCACACCGAGGTCGCGGCCCGCTGGAGATCGCACCGTTGCGCCCGGGCCCGCCACCCCAGCAGCGCGACCCCGAAGACCAATGCCGCGGGCAGCAACCACCCGATACCGCCGATCTGCTGGGGTTCGAACAGCCTGCCGATGCCGGGCTGGCCCCACGGGTGCGGCGATGTCCCACCGCCGAGATGGACCGGCGAAATGAAACCCGGTGACCCGGTGCTGCCCGGCTCGTCGCCGTTGAGCCGGCCGATGCCGTTGTAGCGCAGCGTCAGTTCGAGAATCGAATTGGTCTGCGTACCGCCGATCCACGGGCGCCTATCCGGCGGCCACAGCTGCACCAGGAGCACCCACCAGCCGGCCGCGGCCACCGCGGCCGACAACCCGAGCAGCAGCTGTCCCGTCCGCACGAGTAGCGATCGCGGGCCTGCGATCAGATATGGGATCGCCAACGCGGGCATTACCAGCGCCACTTCGAGCTGCTTGGTCAGGTACCCCAGACCGACAAAACACCCAGAAGCCACCAGCCAACGCAGTCGGCCGTCGTCGATCGCGCGCACCATCGCCCACACTGCCGCCACCATCAGCAGCACCAGAAGCGCGTCAGGATTGTTGAATCGGAAGATCGTGACCGCCATCGGGGTCACCGCCAGGACCGTGCCCGCGATCAACGCGGCGGTCTCGCCGAACGGCCGGCGCACCGCGTCCCACAGCACCGCCACCGCGGCGACTCCGATCATGGCCTGGGGCACCAGGATGCTCCAGGCGTTCAGCCCGAAGAGGCGGATGCTCAGGGCCGGCAGCCACAGCGACAGTGGGGGTTTGTCGACAGTGATGGAATTGCCGGCATCCGACGAGCCGAACAGGAACGCCTTCGGAGATTGCGAGCCGGCCTGGGCCGCCGCGGAGTAGAAGGCGTTCGCCCAGCCCGACCGGTCCAAGTCCCACAGGTAGAGCAGTGCGGTCGCCGTCAGCAATACCACCAGAGCCAACCGCTGCGGCCTGACCCGGGTACGGGGCTGCGCCACAACGATTTCCGGCACATCGACGGTGGCCGTCATATCAGCGGGTCGAAGCGCCGAACACCCGCCGCAACGCCACGAAACGCACGAGGGTGGCCACCAGATTGGCCACGACCAGGACCGACAGTTCGACACCCTTGCCGACCGTGGGATCGAACCGGTGAAGCAGATACAGCGAGCCACTGGTGATGGCGAGGCCGAACCCGAAGATCAGCAGGCCGTGAACGTGGTGGCGCGCGGCGCCGGCGCGGCCGCGGATGCCGAAGGTGAAAGCTCGGTTGGCGGCCGTATTGGCCAACGCGGTCACCAGCAGTGCGGTCAGGTTCGCAGCCTGCGCCCCCATCGCGGGATGCAGCGAAAGATACAGCAGCGCAAAGGCAATGGTGCTGGCAATGCCGATCAGGCCGAAGCGCACCATCTGGCCGACCATGCCGCGGGGAACGCCGGGCACCAGTGGCTCGCGACCCAGCGCCGCCTGCAGGTCGCGCAGGGGCAGCGCGCCGGTGGTCAACGCCCGGCCCACACGCCAGCAGCCCTTGAGGTCTTCGATGGCGGTGGCGAGGACGTCGACGCGGGAGTCGGGATCGTCGATCCAGTCGACCGGCACCTCATGGATGCGCAATCCGGCCTTCTCGGCCAGCACCAGCAGTTCGGTGTCGAAAAACCAGCCGGTGTCGGCGACCAGCGGCAGCAGCCGGCGGGCGACGTCGGCGCGCAGTGCCTTGAAACCACACTGGGCGTCGGAGAACCGGGCGCCGAGGAAGCCCCGCAGCAGCAGGTTGTATCCGCGGGACACCACTTCGCGCTTGATGCCGCGCACCACCCGCGACGAGGCGGCCAGCCGCGACCCGATCGCGATGTCGGAGTGCCCGGAGA from the Mycolicibacterium crocinum genome contains:
- a CDS encoding bifunctional glycosyltransferase family 2/GtrA family protein, which translates into the protein MPAAQRIAPTGVGGRYVLDIVIPVYNEERDVDTCVRRLHQFLLDEVPYRTRIVFADNASTDGTLAVARELAEELSDVEVIHLDAKGRGGALAAAWSSSPADVVAYMDVDLSTHLSALMPLVAPLVSGHSDIAIGSRLAASSRVVRGIKREVVSRGYNLLLRGFLGARFSDAQCGFKALRADVARRLLPLVADTGWFFDTELLVLAEKAGLRIHEVPVDWIDDPDSRVDVLATAIEDLKGCWRVGRALTTGALPLRDLQAALGREPLVPGVPRGMVGQMVRFGLIGIASTIAFALLYLSLHPAMGAQAANLTALLVTALANTAANRAFTFGIRGRAGAARHHVHGLLIFGFGLAITSGSLYLLHRFDPTVGKGVELSVLVVANLVATLVRFVALRRVFGASTR
- a CDS encoding SDR family NAD(P)-dependent oxidoreductase; its protein translation is MSDRPLDGFGAVVVGGSRGIGAAVSALLAECGASVVVNGRDEAAAEATAAAITQAGGRALAHAGSAAYEAVAEELIALCENEFGAVDALVNCAGAPEPPGSSILTVTPAEFRDLLDIHLGTTFATCRAAAPRMVARGCGAIVNTSSFAFLGDYGGTGYPAGKGAVNGLTMAIAAELAEHGVRANVVCPGAKTRLSTGTDFEEQIESLRRRGILDEVSAQGALDVAPPEYVAPLYAYLVSDLARTITGQIFIAAGGFIGRFDKPSPAFINYRDHHDSPPWTVSEIAAMLS
- a CDS encoding glycosyltransferase family 39 protein yields the protein MTATVDVPEIVVAQPRTRVRPQRLALVVLLTATALLYLWDLDRSGWANAFYSAAAQAGSQSPKAFLFGSSDAGNSITVDKPPLSLWLPALSIRLFGLNAWSILVPQAMIGVAAVAVLWDAVRRPFGETAALIAGTVLAVTPMAVTIFRFNNPDALLVLLMVAAVWAMVRAIDDGRLRWLVASGCFVGLGYLTKQLEVALVMPALAIPYLIAGPRSLLVRTGQLLLGLSAAVAAAGWWVLLVQLWPPDRRPWIGGTQTNSILELTLRYNGIGRLNGDEPGSTGSPGFISPVHLGGGTSPHPWGQPGIGRLFEPQQIGGIGWLLPAALVFGVALLGWRARAQRCDLQRAATSVWVIWLVTTAWVFSYMAGIFHPYYTVALAPAIAALVGIGVTTCWRERHHRWAQALLVVVAALTATTAVLVLRHDPGFYPWLRWAVPIAAVLLVVGVITAVLPTPVIAALAALVALGGPVAFSITTVARGNSGAIPIAGPVPRIVTAMTKGIAPVPRAEITSVSGPGFLLPTAASGIHLVGCSLMDSGNPDRQLVGLLDADAERYTWVAAAIGSMCAAGYQLASGHPVMPVGGFNGTDPSPTPDEFLRLVLSKRIHYFIVTNPVHEDRWGHLDTNALIQQWVQRNFTPQRVGRMLIYDLTT